AAATCCCTCATGATCTAATTTGTATGACACAGATTAGAAACAGTGGAGAGGTCAGTTACATGGCAGCCCAACTACTAGTGTCAACATTAAAGGTGTAGTTTAGGAATCAAAAAGAAACGGCAGGTTGACTTAAAATCATGGACAGAATGGAACCTTTTTGGCCTTGGAATCCACAGCACCTCCAACCAGATAATTAAGTTCCACTGCAGATCAGAAGTCATGAAGGTACAAATACAAGACACTTAAGAGCACTATTCCTGATTTTTACTATTTTGgatcttctgctttcttcttaTTATCGTCCGTAGTCTCCTTAATACCAATTTGTCAGACAGAAGCATGTCATCTTGTTGCTCGAGATAATCCAGTAGATTTTCAGTCCACTCAAGTGCAGCTTTATGGCTAATGTGCTTTTCTGGATTCAGTCCTGTTTTCCTGGTCTTACCGAAAGGCTTTTGCTCAGCAGGCGTGGCCCGGTCCTCAGCACCTTCGCTGTCAGTTGGCCTCCGGCAGCTTGAGTCATTACACTGAGAGTCAAACCACTGGTCAATATTCTCAATGTCAGCATGTTCACAGTCTTCCGTATTCTGCAAGACCGTTGATAAATCAGCTGCTAAAATGGCTCCCTCGTCAATGTTCACACTAGAATTCTCATTGCCAGGGAAAAGTTTTTTCCATGCTTTAGTTATCGTACTTGACTTTAccatattccatgctcttgacaCTTCATAGATTGCATCCAACACGGTCAAgttcttccaaaacattttcgGGTCAATTCCTTCATCCATGTATCTCTGGAGAAGTCCTGCTCGGTAGTATCTTTTTAGCGTTGCTAGGACTCCCTGGTTCATAGGTTGAATCAGGCTTGTAACATTAGGTGGCACGTACTTGACGATAATTCTCCCATCATCTGAACTCAGCAGTTCTTCATGTGGATGTGCCGGGGGGAAGTCCAGAAGCAGCACTGCTTTCTCCAAAAGCCCCCTGGACTTCAAATGCTTCTGTACCTGCGGCACAAAGTATTTTTCAAACCACTGGCTGAAAACAGAATGTTCGATCCATGCCCCCTTTTGACTGAAATAAGTGACAGGAAGGTTAGCGAGGTCCGTTCCTTTAAATGCTCGGGGCTTTTTTGCTTTCCCCACAACGCAAAGATTAAGTTTGTGTAAACCGGTGGCATTTGCACAACACATTATAatgattctctctctgcttgtcctGTACCCAGAACTGCTTTGCTCGGCTTCCAGAGTAACTGTCCTTGATGGGAGACATTTCCAGAACAACCCAGTATGGTCAGCACCATAAATTTGCTCTGGCTGCAGATTCTCCTTCTCAACAAATTGCTGAAAGTTACCACAGAATTCATGGGCAGCAGTTTCATCTCCTTTTAATTTGGTTCCTTTACCGGCAGCCTTTGGAATACCATGACGCTGCTTAAATCGAGTGAGCCAGCCAGATGAAGCATTAAAATCACCTTCCATCCCTAACGCATCAAAAAAGAACTTGGCTTGTTTGGCACAAATTGTTCCTGACACTGGAATCCCATCTGTTTTCTGTTGATTGAACCACTCTATCATAACCCTGTCAAGTTCCTCATATGTTGATGATTTCATGGATTTTCGTTTGGATACTCCACTTGTAGGATCTGAACTGTTTGCATAGTTTATAATCctgtctttgttctttttaatatcTCGAACGGTAGATTCACCAATTCCATACACCACGGAAAGTTTTTTGAAAGAGGTGCCTTCCTCGAGTTTCTTAATAATATCAAGCTTGTCTTTAATTGTCAACACCACACGTTTTCGTTTCCCCAACATTCTAAGTCTAATCGTTTGGCAATTACTAGGACAAGGTATTTAACACCTTTGATTGGTTGGTTTCTACTGAGAGATTAGAAAATTGGGTCTTATGGCCCCTctttcctccctgcttccccccccaAGACCTATATGGTTAATAGGCTGGTCAATTTCCAAAAAAGTCTATGAGTCTGTTCActtattgttttaaaattattttacagtTATAAAGTCAGAGTGCCAGAAAAACTCAATCTAAGGGATCTACTGGTGCCTAGACTGGGCATGTTTGCCTCTAATATACGGAAAGTCGGGCAGAGAAGAGACCCACAAAACAGTTTGTGGTGTTTTTAAAACCAGGACTTATTTCAATTAATCTTTCTTCCTCCTGACTTAAAGATCTTTTTCATGCACTAGAATCTCACCTATCAGAGGTGAGAACCTCCTGGTTAGAGGTGGAACCAAGACAGTCCTCTAAAATGGTCCTGCTGAATATTGAATTCTCTTCGTGGCTGCAGGTGAGCCGTTTTGCTACAGCCACAAAAGCTCGGGTTGGGGATATTCTGGGAAatgtgcttgggggggggggggggataaaacaCGACCGCTTAATTCAAGAGGGGGGCTTGCAGACTCAACATCTCAGTCCCCTGGCCTCACAGTCTGTCAGCGCACAGAATGGAATGCTGGCTCTCCGGGGCCACGACTTACAGGTGACGCGGAAAAACGGTTATGGAAGTCAGAGGCGGTGGGGCAGAAAACCTTAACAGGTCGCACACTGATCCAAATGTCTTTGAGGACGAAAAGGTGCAAGGGGTGGTCCAGAGGAGGTGTCACAAGACCAAGCGGCAACGCATCAGAAAACTTCACTGGGGGTCGGGACCCAGGCAGCCACCCCTGGCAGGCTCAGTGGCAAGAATCCCGGGAAAAGTCCGTCCTGGGGCCAACCCAAGTTCTTCCGGCGGGCTTGCAGAGCAACTCCGAGCCTCCGAAACCTAcagaaaaatacacacacattttttttttccttttcaacagCAGGGTCGGTGACATTACCCACATTCATCCTGCTAGTGGGTTGCGGGGGGCGGGAGGGTGTGATTAACTGGAATAGCACAAACCATCCAGGTTATCGGGGATGACAGCGAGGGAAGACCTAAAGCGCCTACCTCCCGAGGGTACGAGGGCAGAGGGACCCCGGACCAGCGAGGGCCTCTCCCCGCAGGCGAGCTCCGGGGCGCGGGGCGTCGGTCCTCGGGCGGAGGGAGGCCGGTTCCCAGGCTCGCGCCGGCCGCCGGGGTGTCAGCGCCGCTGCCGGCGAgcgcgcgcgcggccgcccggcgcgGGGGCCGCCAGCCCGCGGGGAGGGCCTCGCTCCCCGCCCGCCCGCGCGGGGCCAGACCGCCCTCAGAGTAAAAGGAGGGCTCCCGAGGGAAGCCGACGCTCGCGGCGCGAAGCGGGGGCGACAACCGGCGAGGAGCAAGCGTCGCCGCCGGAGCCGGAAGGCGGGGGATTAGAGAGCGCGCACGCGCGCCCGAAGCGTGGTGTCGGCGAGGGGCGGGGCCCGCCTGGCGAGCGCGCGCCCGGCTGTGGGCGGGGACTCCGGGACAGCGCCTCGCGGGGCCGCAGGGGCCGGGCCCACGTACACCCGGCTCCCAGGAGGGGGCAGCACACGCCCGCTCCGTCCAGGCTCTGCTGCATTTCTCGCGACTCCTTTACGTGAGGCTTCCTCCactgccccgcccccggcccccgccccggccccgcccccggccccgccccgagGATAGAAATTGCCCCCAAGGAGGGCTGTAAGGTACCCTTGGGGGCCTGGAGCCCGCTGCGAGCGGGGCAGCGCGAGCGCACGTGAAGCGTGTTTACAAACAGCAACTGATGCTCTGTCGAGGAGGCACCCTCTACCCACGCCTGCCACTGCCGCTTCCTGTCCCCCGCCCCCAGACCCCGGCCCCTTCCCCGGGCCCGGGCCTGCCCTCCCGGACCGGACGAACCTCAGCAAGGATCCTGAGCTGAGGTCAGCCTGTGCAGGCAGTTGCTGGACTGGCCGCAGACAAGCGCACCGTGGGGGCGTGGGTCAGCTCCCCCAAGCCAGGCCGCCCTGGGAGGGTGCAATGCTGAGGGCCCTGCAGGGTATGGATCTGAGCAGAAGGCATCATCTgcttcccttggagcagctggtggtttcgaactgctcaccttgcgggTAGTGCCTACCCAGTACACAACCCATGTCGCTGAAAGGGCCCTGAAGGGAACTGAAGTTTACCATAGACTCCTTTTATTGCATTCAGAGATGCTTTGTATTTTCAGTGGTTTAAAAGGAACAAATCCTAGCACTGCAGGTGAACCATGTCTTCCCTTCCAGGTTCCCGGACCCTGTTCCCAGCAGAGCCAGATAACCTTCCAGGAGGCTGTGTCTGATGCAGCACCTACCTGATGACCCAGAAAACAAGGCTCGCTTGCCACCCTTGTGTCTTTCCTCCTCTCGTTGTTTTCTTCTGGGTAGCAATATTTGGAAGACTGGTAAGGGCTTTTATTACATATATCTAACGTCTTTATATAAATGTCCAACCCTTTTTATTTGACCATGAATGAAGTAGCATAATAATTCAGCTTCTGTTTGGCCAGGCTAAGTTGTGGCTAGACCTGTCAGAAACCCAGGGAAAGGAATCCACTTGAGCGTACAGACTGCAGGGAATAGAAAAGCTTCATTTGCGTCTAAGTCTTGTGACGAAGATCAGGCTCCCTGCTAAAGCTGACAAAGGCCTTCCTCAAGATCGCAGCCTGTCATTACCTGGTGTGATGGAAATTACTTGAGATCAGTGTTTTTAGCACATACCTGTTTCCCCTGTGGTTAGATACTCCTCACCCTCCCACCgcctctccacccaccccactTTCCCTGCCCACCAATCATCAGTTCCACATAGTCCTGGTTAATCTGAGTAAAGTACAATTTCCTGCTAGTTTGATACCACTTCAAAGCTCCCTCTTttttgtgtctttgttttctcTCCCAATAATGGAGCATAAGACAGCTGTCTCCAATTGTATTGTTTATTCTTCATAATGGAAGTGAGCTAACACTTACTAACTGTCAAGCAGGGGTTGTTAGGCAGCCTGTAGCCAGGGGTGATGCCtggcaccctccccccaccccccacagaggATGTGCGGAGCTTGTTGGCGTCActctaaataaataaagataaatCTTTACCCTTATCTCTCTTCCCCACTCTCTCCCAGATACCACCAGCGTTAGTGTTTTGTCTCCTACGGCTCGTCCCTTTTCTTCACCTTCTGTGAGTTCAAATCTGACACACAGCCCACCCACACATTCCTGGATTTCCACAATACTTAACTACAAGGCAGTTGTATTTAGCAGACTTTGCTAAGACATTACATGAGGCAGATTTGCctttatgtgttttttttttatttttcccagcAGACTCTTTGATAAGGACGACTACTCACTCACTGTCACGGAGTCAATACTGATGTACAGTGACCtcgtagaactgcctcttgagtttctgagactgtgactgtttgctggagtagaaaaccccatctttctcctaaggagcagctgctgcttccgaacagctgaccttgctgattgcaactcaactcatagccactagccaccagggctccttttgatgGGGAAGGAATCACTAATTGTAGCAGATATGTTAGCATGAGCCTGGGCGGGAGTGCACAACACCTACCAGATcacacccactgtcattgagttgtctctgactcataatgacccaatgggacagagtagagctgcaacctttgggtttccaagacgaaatCTATGTGGAGCAGTCAACTTCAGCTTTCTCTAAAGAAGTGGTGTGACGGTCGACCTGTATAGCAACCCACTGCTTAACCCACTTCCAGGGCATCTTTCATTGGCGGGCAGGACCTAGAGTAGCATGTCCTTAAAGTGGGGCATCCTTGTTCTCTGGAGAGCTCAGTGACCTTTGGGAATGTTCTGTCAGTCCTTTTAACTCGTTCTTGCTTTTCCATCTTTTCCTtccctttctgttttgtttttcttttatctcTGGGTTCCCCCGCTCCTCTGGGCTCAGCTATTTGTGCAAACTGATGTTTCTTTTCATTTACATTTGCAGGGCAGTTGGTACTTTCTTCTCTGACGCGCTGTGCTGAATCAGTCGCTAATCAGATGACACTACTCGAAAGGGAATTCTGCTGCCAGGTTTTCTTTCCTTCTCCATATGTAAAATCTCAATTCTCATGACAGTACGATGAGGTAGATGCTACCTCTCCTTTATTTCCAAGAAAACACAGTCTAAGACATAGATATGCGAGTCTGTCCAAGAGTAGGTGGCAGAATGGAAACTTACACCAAGTCATTGTGCTTTAAAACACTGCACTCTGTCCAGCTTAACAGCAAGTTCTGGTGGCAAAGTAGGTTGTTGGGGTCCTAatagcaaggtcaacagtttgaaactaccagctgctatgagggagaaagatgaggctttctaccccataaCGACTTACAGTCTGGAGAAGTCACAggatagttctgccctgtccagtgGGGTCACTGAATCAGCATTGCCTCGGTGGCAATGAGTTCTTTTTGTGTGGGTTTAGTCTATACTTATCACAATGGAAAAGTGACATGAGAAGAAGAAAGAGTATATTATGGCTATGTATCCAAATAAAGTTGTCATTTATTAGATTGTAATATTTGTCTTAATCCCTAAAAGGTACCCTCATAGTGAGAGCTCTGTTTCCAGCAGTGTTGACCAGGCAGGCATGGCATCGGGTAGattaaaatttttgaaaatcacTCCAAATCCCTTGAAAGAAGCTTATGATTTTCATTGTTTTGCGTGTGCTCCTCTGCTGAGAGAATCGCAATGCAAGTACATCATATGGTTTGTTAGGTTGGGGGTGGATgacctcggttcttgcttctcaacgctgaaagaattcatgcgacagaagcacttttgtaaatccaagtaagagaaagggaagtttcaggtgttATATTCTCAGAAAGTACACTCTAGTTCTGGACAGTGTGCCAGCTGGCACGGGGACCAGGCAGGAGGTGGAGACTGAAGGTGGCCGCTTCAGGAGAGTGTGACAAGAGCCCCTGGACTGAGGGAGCCGCTAATGCAGAGTGCGGAGTCCAGGGAAAGGGGCTGCGGCCAAGGAGGAGGCAGcctgagacagagagacagagagagaagccgtgcatgcccctgccccctccaacCTGCAAGAAAGCAAGGTCCTGAACAAGAGAAGGTGGACTGTCACCAGTGTGCTATTTACCCCCTCCTGTCCCCACTAGGGGCAGCGCACGGTTGAGAGTACTGGTCAACCTTATTGCCTAAGCGTAGGCATACCTGTGTGATGTTATGTCACTGGTGCCTAGGTGTGGGTGTGCTCAGGTTGGCTTCCACCAGGGCCTAGGTGGCTCAGGTCTGTCCATACCCAGTTCTGGATTCTCCCccaggtgtctaatgagtgtgcctgattcccTTCCAACCCCTCGATTCTGGCAGGGCCAGCTGATTTCCCAGTGCCGGCATTTGGTGGAGATAACCCACCTTTATCTTTAATCTAGCCACCTGTCATGTTCACTTTCAGTAACTCcagaactcatggccatcaagttgatcccgacTCAGCGCCAGCCTGCAGGaccgggtggaactgcccctgtgggtttctgaggttgtcaatctTGACGGGAGGAgcaagccgcctctttctcctgtggagtgagtggctgctggtttcaaactgccaggctGTTGTTTAGTGGCCCAATGACTAACCCCGCTGCCACAGTGTTCTGCATACCTAATTGGTTTGTGGTAAGCAGGACAGCTCTAAGACAAGCACTGCTGTCAGGTTTGATTCCAGCCCCCTCACAGCCAGCCTGTGGAAAAGCACAGCTGCCCAGCGGGTTATTCAAAAGCAGACTACCCTGCATTTCACGGGGACAGCCCGTGGTCTCCGACCGCCAGCCTTTTAGCTcatagccaagcacttaacccacGGTATCACCAGGATGCCTTAGGGCAGCTTTGGGAAGAGGAAGCCGTACTTGTAAGGGACTGTGTATTCACTTTTATTTGTTTCCATTCCCATTGTTTCTTCTCAAACGAGGATTAATCACAGATTATTGCTTTATGATAGCTAAATGACGTACTCCAGTACGCTTAAGGTAAAGTCATGAAAGTCTTGGTGATGATGCTGGTATCATTCCATCTGCATTAAACATATTTATTACCAAGTAGCGTTTGCCTCTTAATAATGGGAAAGATTTCCTGCCGACTGAATATCAATGATTTCCATGCAAAAAAGGATGATTTACACACAAAGAAAAGTTGTCAGCTACTTGAAAGGATGTAAATATTGAGCGGAATTCTCCAGCTGAAACAGaatttcctctgtgtgtgtgtgtgtgtgtgtgtgtgtgtcttagagTGTATGAAAGAAACTCAATGGGCCACTAAGCTAAACACTGGACTGCTTCCACAAGGCTGagtccactgtgtcagtccatcatttTGTGGCGCTTCCTCTTTCTGTGCTGACCCTCTGCTGTCCTGCTGGCTGCTTCTCCTGGTAGCATGTGTACAGTATATGAGACAGAGTGCCTGCCGCCCTccttgcttccaggagcattcgagatgtacttcttccaagacagacttgtttgctctGCTATTGGTCcaagacactttcaatattcttcgtcaacaccacaatttaaatgtcaattttttaaaaaattatttatttattttattatttttttccttaaatgtcagttCTTTAAGTGGTAGTTCTTCTGTAGTCTTCTTAAGAAGTGCCATATGACTCAGGCACCCCAACCCTATCTAGTTAACCCAGAAAAGCTGAAAGCAAGACTTCAGCAGGAAATTGTATACCAATGTCCTGTGCAGTACTTTTCACAGTAGGAAAACGTGGAAATAGCTGAAATTTACTGCATGGAACTTTGGAATGCCTAAGAAGACGAGAGAAGAATTCACGTTTAAAGActtggtcagcaaaaaagaggaagagccataAAACgaggggttgacacagtggctgccacacggGCTGAGATCTGacggcaactgtgaggatggcacaggaccaggcgtgtTTCCGCCTGCTGTCCATGTGATAGCACGGAGTGGACTAGCAACAGCACCGTAGCTCTCTAGTCAACATTTTTAGGAGCTGCTCAAGTTTCCCCGGGTGACTACACCATgttacattcccaccagcatgATGAAGTCTTCCCAACATCTGTTGTGTTcctatttattttattctttaaagcATTGGCATTCTAATAGGGGATGGAGAGCtacttcatttgttttgatttgcatctccctagGAGCTAATGGGCTAAAAAACCAAAA
The Tenrec ecaudatus isolate mTenEca1 chromosome 3, mTenEca1.hap1, whole genome shotgun sequence DNA segment above includes these coding regions:
- the TIGD2 gene encoding tigger transposable element-derived protein 2, coding for MLGKRKRVVLTIKDKLDIIKKLEEGTSFKKLSVVYGIGESTVRDIKKNKDRIINYANSSDPTSGVSKRKSMKSSTYEELDRVMIEWFNQQKTDGIPVSGTICAKQAKFFFDALGMEGDFNASSGWLTRFKQRHGIPKAAGKGTKLKGDETAAHEFCGNFQQFVEKENLQPEQIYGADHTGLFWKCLPSRTVTLEAEQSSSGYRTSRERIIIMCCANATGLHKLNLCVVGKAKKPRAFKGTDLANLPVTYFSQKGAWIEHSVFSQWFEKYFVPQVQKHLKSRGLLEKAVLLLDFPPAHPHEELLSSDDGRIIVKYVPPNVTSLIQPMNQGVLATLKRYYRAGLLQRYMDEGIDPKMFWKNLTVLDAIYEVSRAWNMVKSSTITKAWKKLFPGNENSSVNIDEGAILAADLSTVLQNTEDCEHADIENIDQWFDSQCNDSSCRRPTDSEGAEDRATPAEQKPFGKTRKTGLNPEKHISHKAALEWTENLLDYLEQQDDMLLSDKLVLRRLRTIIRRKQKIQNSKNQE